A single genomic interval of Piliocolobus tephrosceles isolate RC106 chromosome 7, ASM277652v3, whole genome shotgun sequence harbors:
- the LY6H gene encoding lymphocyte antigen 6H isoform X1, which yields MFAPQRTPSPRAAPRPARSMLPAAMKGLGLALLAVLLCSAPAHGLWCQDCTLTTNSSHCTPKQCQPSDTVCASVRITDPSSSRKDHSVNKMCASSCDFVKRHFFSDYLMGFINSGILKVDVDCCEKDLCNGVAGAGHSPWALAGGLLLSLGPALLWAGP from the exons AT GTTTGCGCCCCAAAGGACCCCAAGCCCCCGCGCCGCCCCTAGGCCCGCCCGGAGCATGCTGCCTGCAGCCATGAAGGGCCTCGGTCTGGCGCTGCTGGCCGTCCTGCTGTGCTCCGCGCCGG CTCATGGCCTCTGGTGCCAGGACTGCACCCTGACCACCAACTCCAGCCATTGCACCCCAAAGCAGTGCCAGCCGTCCGACACGGTGTGTGCCAGTGTCCGAATCACGGATCCCAGCAGCA GCAGGAAGGATCACTCGGTGAACAAGATGTGTGCCTCCTCCTGCGACTTCGTTAAGCGACACTTTTTCTCAGACTATCTGATGGGGTTTATTAACTCTGGGATCTTAAAAGTCGACGTGGACTGCTGCGAGAAGGATTTGTGCAATGGGGTGGCCGGGGCAGGGCACAGCCCCTGGGCCCTGGCCGGGGGTCTCCTGCTCAGCCTGGGGCCCGCCCTCCTCTGGGCTGGGCCCTGA
- the LY6H gene encoding lymphocyte antigen 6H isoform X2, with protein sequence MLPAAMKGLGLALLAVLLCSAPAHGLWCQDCTLTTNSSHCTPKQCQPSDTVCASVRITDPSSSRKDHSVNKMCASSCDFVKRHFFSDYLMGFINSGILKVDVDCCEKDLCNGVAGAGHSPWALAGGLLLSLGPALLWAGP encoded by the exons ATGCTGCCTGCAGCCATGAAGGGCCTCGGTCTGGCGCTGCTGGCCGTCCTGCTGTGCTCCGCGCCGG CTCATGGCCTCTGGTGCCAGGACTGCACCCTGACCACCAACTCCAGCCATTGCACCCCAAAGCAGTGCCAGCCGTCCGACACGGTGTGTGCCAGTGTCCGAATCACGGATCCCAGCAGCA GCAGGAAGGATCACTCGGTGAACAAGATGTGTGCCTCCTCCTGCGACTTCGTTAAGCGACACTTTTTCTCAGACTATCTGATGGGGTTTATTAACTCTGGGATCTTAAAAGTCGACGTGGACTGCTGCGAGAAGGATTTGTGCAATGGGGTGGCCGGGGCAGGGCACAGCCCCTGGGCCCTGGCCGGGGGTCTCCTGCTCAGCCTGGGGCCCGCCCTCCTCTGGGCTGGGCCCTGA